From the Streptomyces sp. NBC_00390 genome, the window GTGGTACAGGCTGAGCAGCTCGCGCTGCACCTTGAACATGTCCTGCGGGTAGCGCAGATGGGACTTCAGTTCGGCCGGGATCTCGCTCTTGGCCTTGACCGTGCCCGGGAACGCCTTCTTCCAGGTCTTCAGGACCGGGTCCTTGTCGTCCCATTCGTACAGGGTGACGGTGCCGTCGTAGGCATCGACCGTGGCCTTCACCGAGTTACGGATGTAGTTGACCTGGTTCTGCTGGGCGACCACGGCACGCTGCCGGTCGGTCAGCGAGTCGGCGGTGGTGGATCCCAGCGTCGTACGCGAGGCGTACGGATAGCCGTTCGTCGTCGTGTAGGCGTCGACGACCCACTGGATGCGCTTGCCCACCACTGCCGGGTACGCGTCACCGTCGATGGTCAGCCACGGGGCGACCGCCTCGACGCGCTCCTTGGGCGTGCGGTTGTAGAGGATCTTCGAACCCTCGCCGATGGCACCCGAGTACAGGATCTGCGGCTCGCTGAGGGCGACCGCGTACGCGGCGCGGTTGAGCGGGCCGGAGAGGTCGATGCCGCCCTTGCCCTTGTAGCTCGTGGTGACCTGACCGCCGCCGTCCTCCTCGTAGTCGAGCTCTTTCTGGGGCCCTCCGACGATCGAGTACTGGGAGGTCTTCTCGCCGTAGTAGATCCGCTGTTCGTAGTCCCCGAGACTGCCCTTGGACGGCAGGCCCGACTCGGTGAAGTCGGGGGCGCCGGAGGTGCCCGCTGCGGTGCCGGTGCCCTTGGCCGCGACCGCGCCGTAGCCGTGGGTGTACGTGAAGTGGTCGTTGATCCAGTTGCGCTTGTCGACCCCGGCGAGATTCAGCTCACGCAGACCGATGACGGTGTCCTGGCCCTTGTAGCGGTCGACGTCGAGAGTCTGCGGGAACTGGTAGTACTTCCGCTCCTGCTCCAGCTGCTGGAAGGTGGGCGAGACGATGTTGGGGTCGTTTATCCGGTAGCTGGCGGCCGAGGCGGCGTCCTTGCGCTGCTGCTCGCTCGCCTTGAGCTCGCCCGTGCCCGAGTAGTCGGTGGGCTTGACGGAGTCGATGCCGTACGCCTTGCGGGTCGCCTCGATGTTCTTCCGGATGTACTCGGCTTCCTTGGCCTGCTCGTTCGGCTGGACCTGGAACTTCTGCACGATCGCCGGGTAGAGGCCGCCGATCAGAATGGCCGAGAGCACCATCAGGCCGAAGCCGATCACCGGCAGCTGCCAGGTGCGGCGCCACAGCGTCGCGAAGAACAGCACCGCGCAGATGATCGCGATGCAGAAGAGGATCGTCTTCGCCGGCAGGTACGCGTTCGCGTCCACGTACCGCAGACCGGTCCAGTTGCTGGTCGCCTTGAAGTCACTGGACTTCACCGCGAGCCCGTACCGGTCGAGCCAGTAGGCAACGGCCTTGAGCGAGACGAAGACACCCAGCAGCACCGACAGGTGGCCGGTGGCCGCGGCGGTCGCACGGGCGCCGGGGCTCGTGATACGCAGCCCGCCGTACAGATAGTGGGTCAGTGCGGCGGCGATCAGCGACAGCACGGCGGCCGCGAAGCCGAAGCCGAGCAGGAACCGGTACCAGGGCAGGTCGAAGGCGAAGAACGACACGTCCATCTGGAACTGCGGGTCCTTCTGTCCGAAGGACACGCCGTTGACCCACATCAGCCAGGTCCGCCACTGGCTGGTGGCGGAGGCGCCGGCGATCAGCCCCACCAGCGCCGTGATCGCGAGAAGCACCCACTTCTTGTACGGGGCGACGCCCATGCGATAGCGGTCGAGGCTCTGCTGCTCCAGCGACATCGCGCTGAGCGGCGGGCGCAGCCGGTGGGCCAGCCAGATGTTCACCCCCACCGCAGCGGCCATCAGCAGACCGAAGACGGCGAAGAGGCCGATCTTGGTCCACAGAGTGGTGGTGAAGACGGAGGAGTAGTTGACGGAGCGGTACCAGAGCCAGTCGGTCCAGAACCCGGAGAACATGACGAACACCATGGCCAGCGCGGCCAGGACGCCCAGCGTCATGAGCAGGGTGCGGACACGCCGGGAGGGCCGGCCTACTCTCATCCGTGGCCCGGTCGGGCCTCCGCCGCGGTCCGGCATCTGGAAAGCCAACGTGCGCACCTCGAACTTCGCTGTCGTGTGAATCGGGCCCCGCGATCGTAGAGCCCACTCATCCAACTTGCTGAGGCTTTACCTAGTTCCCGTCCCGGGCCCGGAAGGA encodes:
- a CDS encoding UPF0182 family membrane protein, producing the protein MPDRGGGPTGPRMRVGRPSRRVRTLLMTLGVLAALAMVFVMFSGFWTDWLWYRSVNYSSVFTTTLWTKIGLFAVFGLLMAAAVGVNIWLAHRLRPPLSAMSLEQQSLDRYRMGVAPYKKWVLLAITALVGLIAGASATSQWRTWLMWVNGVSFGQKDPQFQMDVSFFAFDLPWYRFLLGFGFAAAVLSLIAAALTHYLYGGLRITSPGARATAAATGHLSVLLGVFVSLKAVAYWLDRYGLAVKSSDFKATSNWTGLRYVDANAYLPAKTILFCIAIICAVLFFATLWRRTWQLPVIGFGLMVLSAILIGGLYPAIVQKFQVQPNEQAKEAEYIRKNIEATRKAYGIDSVKPTDYSGTGELKASEQQRKDAASAASYRINDPNIVSPTFQQLEQERKYYQFPQTLDVDRYKGQDTVIGLRELNLAGVDKRNWINDHFTYTHGYGAVAAKGTGTAAGTSGAPDFTESGLPSKGSLGDYEQRIYYGEKTSQYSIVGGPQKELDYEEDGGGQVTTSYKGKGGIDLSGPLNRAAYAVALSEPQILYSGAIGEGSKILYNRTPKERVEAVAPWLTIDGDAYPAVVGKRIQWVVDAYTTTNGYPYASRTTLGSTTADSLTDRQRAVVAQQNQVNYIRNSVKATVDAYDGTVTLYEWDDKDPVLKTWKKAFPGTVKAKSEIPAELKSHLRYPQDMFKVQRELLSLYHVTQPDQFYNASDAWQVPHDPTRQTDNQAVPPYYLSMKLPGQSAQQFSLTTTFTPSGRPNLRAFMAVDADANSAEYGKIRLMRVTDDKVDGPEQVQNRLNQYRPVANFVRDLKGADSTIKYGNLLTVPLDKGFLYVEPIYAQGRGSEYPLLSKVAVVYGEKIGFGDSLSDALSQVFGVEGAEPTPPTTPPGDGTTKPPPATGDAALKAAIADAQEAYDASKAALNKQPVDWVAYGKAQADLEAALQRAAEAQTAASDSKPPAEGD